From a region of the Cyclopterus lumpus isolate fCycLum1 chromosome 5, fCycLum1.pri, whole genome shotgun sequence genome:
- the LOC117730571 gene encoding R3H domain-containing protein 2 isoform X4 encodes MSVSLTTDIQQEGESGPHIEPCSQGKTSPQPQCTKEGTGEGLEPEDSSPQDAQKRAPNHSHGRKRAKSNAKLKLVRSLAVCEESSGPFSNDGTPESDIIQLHISCPSDKEEEKSSKDEYENEEKEKKDKAPRKMLSRDSSQEYTDSTGIDVHEFLVNTLKNNPRDRMMLLKLEQDILEFINDDNNQYKKFPQMTSYHRMLLHRVAAYFGMDHNVDQTGKAVIINKTGNTRIPEQRFSEHIKDERNMDFQKKFILKRDDASMDKDDNQIRVPLQDGRRSKSIEEREEEYQRVRDRIFARESSQNGYINDNRGNRESSSRASSSRQSSTDSDMKCLEPRPWSSTDSDSSNRTLRPPVTKASSFSGISILTRGDSLGSNKGSQGSCKGSRSASQSSRSLLPCPSQQPQPQVPPQTALLPTPQQHPMGNHMIAQPVASMQPSQSVSYSSPSCPQVLLPVSPPQQYTMGEELAPQFTQMTLSRQGSSENPEPPPMYQAPPTVLTQHPPPQTSYIMATTGQPMPPPSGYQPATGHPHPPPPPPPPPQPVMQAPPPPQGYMQPPPPQQIQVSYYPPGQYPSSGQQYRVPQPMAHQVSYPAQRTQPMPQPTQQSGLQTMMPSQQPSYQGMMGVQQPQNPGLLNSQRAGMGGQMQSIMVQYPQMPSYQVPVGNENQQVVQQQYQQQVMVPVSQSVQGPMPVYYSVITPTQQNSTSPSVGYLQPPSSEQYQITQSPSPCNPQQLQQQYPGVPPPGPGVMVMQLSVPNGPQPSQNPPLVQWNPCKYYSIEQRPSKPGELYKPDNTPQASTQLTSPLASPTQSPTPSPSGSVSSVCPGMGPLPLISQFPRPGGPAQGDGRYSLLGQPLQYSLCPPPLMHGQSSYSSHQGQGVMKHGARGKKQTLKSASTDLGTTDVVVSRVLEVTDLPEGISRPEAEKLFNQLSMCGAKIQWLKEPQGGRGGCGPCPGVGPARLGAAAGLMASMGARGDGNDPAHLYTVVAVFPSTMAAQSASFKLNNSGASLFKLRAAKKNYDLRVLERASSQ; translated from the exons ATGTCAGTGAGCCTGACAACAGACATccagcaggagggagagagtgggCCACACATTGAGCCCTGCAGTCAAGGCAAGACCTCCCCTCAACCACAGTGCACCAAGGAAGGGACAGGAGAGGGCCTGGAGCCTGAGGATAGCTCCCCACAGGATGCACAG AAACGAGCTCCTAATCACAGCCATGGCAGGAAAAGGGCCAAG TCTAATGCCAAACTGAAGCTGGTACGGAGTCTGGCAGTGTGTGAGGAGTCCTCTGGTCCGTTTTCCAATGATGGAACTCCAGAATCG GATATCATCCAGCTTCACATCAGCTGTCCATCAgacaaggaagaggagaagtCCTCGAAGGACGAGTACGAAaatgaagagaaggagaagaaggacaagGCTCCGCGAAAGATGTTGTCACGTG ACTCCAGTCAGGAATACACTGACTCCACAGGCATCGACGTTCATGAGTTTCTGGTCAACACACTGAAGAACAATCCCAG GGATCGAATGATGCTGCTCAAACTAGAACAAGATATCCTGGAGTTCATTAATGACGACAA TAACCAGTATAAGAAGTTTCCGCAGATGACGTCTTATCACCGTATGCTGCTGCATCGTGTGGCTGCCTACTTCGGCATGGACCACAATGTAGATCAGACAGGCAAGGCTGTGATCATCAACAAGACAGGCAACACACGCAT CCCAGAACAAAGGTTCTCTGAACACATCAAGGATGAACGTAACATGGACTTCCAGAAGAAATTCATCCTCAAGAGAGATGATGCCAGCATGGACAAGGATGATAATCAG ATCCGTGTGCCGCTGCAGGATGGGAGACGTAGCAAGTCCATTGAAGAGCGAGAGGAAGAATATCAGCGGGTACGAGACCGGATCTTTGCCCGAGAA TCCTCTCAAAATGGATACATCAACGACAACAG AGGGAACCGTGAGAGCTCCAGCCGGGCGTCTAGCAGTCGTCAAAGCAGCACAGACAGTGACATGAAGTGCCTGGAGCCACGACCCTGGAGCAGCACCGACTCGGACAGCTCCAACCGCACCCTCCGGCCACCTGTCACTAAGGCTAGCAGCTTCTCTGGCATCTCCATCCTTACCAGAGGGGATAGCCTTGGCAGCAACAAAGGCTCACAGGGAAGCTGCAAAGGCTCTCGCTCTG CCTCCCAGTCGAGCCGTAGCCTCCTTCCCTGCCCATCGCAACAGCCACAGCCCCAGGTTCCGCCTCAGACTGCCCTGCTGCCCACTCCACAGCAACACCCCATGGGAAACCACATGATTGCACAG CCAGTGGCATCTATGCAGCCCTCTCAGTCTGTTTCCTACTCCAGCCCTTCCTGCCCCCAGGTTCTCCTGCCAGTTTCTCCTCCCCAGCAGTATACAATG GGAGAAGAGCTGGCGCCCCAATTCACCCAGATGACGCTGAGTCGGCAGGGCTCCAGTGAGAACCCAGAGCCTCCACCCATGTATCAGGCTCCTCCCACAGTGCTGACCCAGCACCCCCCTCCTCAGACCAGCTACATCATGGCTACCACTGGTCAGCCTATGCCACCTCCCTCTGGTTACCAGCCTGCCACTGGACACCcccatcctccacctccaccacctcctccaccccagccTGTCATGCAGGCCCCACCACCCCCACAAGGCTACATGCAGCCCCCTCCACCTCAACAG ATACAGGTGTCCTATTACCCTCCTGGTCAGTATCCCAGCTCTGGCCAGCAGTACCGTGTGCCCCAGCCCATGGCCCACCAGGTGTCTTATCCTGCCCAGCGCACACAACCCATGCCTCAGCCCACACAGCAGTCAG GTCTCCAGACTATGATGCCCAGCCAGCAGCCTAGCTACCAGGGCATGATGGGTGTGCAGCAGCCCCAAAACCCTGGTCTGCTTAATTCCCAGAGGGCAGGCATGGGAGGACAAATGCAAAGCATAATGGTTCAGTACCCACAGATGCCATCATATCAG GTTCCAGTGGGAAATGAAAATCAGCAGGTGGTGCAGCAGCAGTACCAGCAGCAGGTGATGGTGCCAGTCAGCCAGTCTGTCCAGGGGCCCATGCCTGTCTACTACAGTGTTATCACTCCCACACAGCAGAATAGCACAAG CCCGTCAGTAGGTTACCTGCAGCCCCCCAGCTCTGAGCAGTATCAGATCACACAGTCGCCGTCCCCTTGCAACCCTCAACAGTTGCAGCAGCAATATCCAG GAGTACCGCCTCCTGGTCCTGGGGTGATGGTCATGCAGCTCAGTGTCCCTAATGGACCACAGCCTTCCCAGAACCCTCCTCTGGTCCAGTGGAACCCATGCAAGTACTACAGCATAGAGCAGAGGCCCAGCAAGCCAGGAGAGCTGTACAAACCGGACAACACTCCACAG GCCAGCACTCAGCTGACGAGTCCCCTGGCCTCCCCCACTCAGTCTCCCACCCCGTCTCCCTCCGGCAGCGTCAGCAGCGTCTGTCCAGGCATGGGACCATTACCCCTCATTTCCCAGTTTCCTCGGCCAGGAGGGCCAGCTCAAG GTGATGGGCGCTACTCTCTGTTGGGGCAACCTCTCCAGTACAGCCTGTGTCCTCCTCCCCTCATGCATGGCCAGTCCTCCTACAGCTCCCATCAG GGCCAAGGAGTAATGAAACACGGGGcacgggggaaaaaacaaacactcaaaTCTGCGTCGACAGATCTCGGCACAACTGATGTTG TGGTGAGTCGAGTACTCGAGGTAACGGACCTGCCAGAGGGCATTTCACGTCCAGAGGCTGAAAAGCTCTTCAACCAGCTGTCGATGTGCGGTGCCAAGATCCAGTGGCTGAAGGAGCCCCAAGGAGGCCGAGGAGGCTGCGGCCCCTGTCCTGGTGTGGGGCCCGCCAGGCTGGGAGCCGCCGCTGGGCTCATGGCCAGCATGGGAGCGAGGGGCGATGGCAACGACCCGGCTCACCTCTACACAGTAGTGGCGGTGTTCCCCAGCACCATGGCTGCCCAGAGTGCTTCCTTCAAACTGAACAACAGTGGGGCAAGCCTCTTCAAACTGAGGGCTGCCAAAAAGAACTATGACCTGCGTGTGCTGGAGAGAGCCAGTTCTCagtga
- the LOC117730571 gene encoding R3H domain-containing protein 2 isoform X3: MSVSLTTDIQQEGESGPHIEPCSQGKTSPQPQCTKEGTGEGLEPEDSSPQDAQKRAPNHSHGRKRAKSNAKLKLVRSLAVCEESSGPFSNDGTPESDIIQLHISCPSDKEEEKSSKDEYENEEKEKKDKAPRKMLSRDSSQEYTDSTGIDVHEFLVNTLKNNPRDRMMLLKLEQDILEFINDDNNQYKKFPQMTSYHRMLLHRVAAYFGMDHNVDQTGKAVIINKTGNTRIPEQRFSEHIKDERNMDFQKKFILKRDDASMDKDDNQIRVPLQDGRRSKSIEEREEEYQRVRDRIFAREVSFFLQSSQNGYINDNRGNRESSSRASSSRQSSTDSDMKCLEPRPWSSTDSDSSNRTLRPPVTKASSFSGISILTRGDSLGSNKGSQGSCKGSRSASQSSRSLLPCPSQQPQPQVPPQTALLPTPQQHPMGNHMIAQPVASMQPSQSVSYSSPSCPQVLLPVSPPQQYTMGEELAPQFTQMTLSRQGSSENPEPPPMYQAPPTVLTQHPPPQTSYIMATTGQPMPPPSGYQPATGHPHPPPPPPPPPQPVMQAPPPPQGYMQPPPPQQIQVSYYPPGQYPSSGQQYRVPQPMAHQVSYPAQRTQPMPQPTQQSGLQTMMPSQQPSYQGMMGVQQPQNPGLLNSQRAGMGGQMQSIMVQYPQMPSYQVPVGNENQQVVQQQYQQQVMVPVSQSVQGPMPVYYSVITPTQQNSTSPSVGYLQPPSSEQYQITQSPSPCNPQQLQQQYPGVPPPGPGVMVMQLSVPNGPQPSQNPPLVQWNPCKYYSIEQRPSKPGELYKPDNTPQASTQLTSPLASPTQSPTPSPSGSVSSVCPGMGPLPLISQFPRPGGPAQGDGRYSLLGQPLQYSLCPPPLMHGQSSYSSHQGQGVMKHGARGKKQTLKSASTDLGTTDVVVSRVLEVTDLPEGISRPEAEKLFNQLSMCGAKIQWLKEPQGGRGGCGPCPGVGPARLGAAAGLMASMGARGDGNDPAHLYTVVAVFPSTMAAQSASFKLNNSGASLFKLRAAKKNYDLRVLERASSQ; encoded by the exons ATGTCAGTGAGCCTGACAACAGACATccagcaggagggagagagtgggCCACACATTGAGCCCTGCAGTCAAGGCAAGACCTCCCCTCAACCACAGTGCACCAAGGAAGGGACAGGAGAGGGCCTGGAGCCTGAGGATAGCTCCCCACAGGATGCACAG AAACGAGCTCCTAATCACAGCCATGGCAGGAAAAGGGCCAAG TCTAATGCCAAACTGAAGCTGGTACGGAGTCTGGCAGTGTGTGAGGAGTCCTCTGGTCCGTTTTCCAATGATGGAACTCCAGAATCG GATATCATCCAGCTTCACATCAGCTGTCCATCAgacaaggaagaggagaagtCCTCGAAGGACGAGTACGAAaatgaagagaaggagaagaaggacaagGCTCCGCGAAAGATGTTGTCACGTG ACTCCAGTCAGGAATACACTGACTCCACAGGCATCGACGTTCATGAGTTTCTGGTCAACACACTGAAGAACAATCCCAG GGATCGAATGATGCTGCTCAAACTAGAACAAGATATCCTGGAGTTCATTAATGACGACAA TAACCAGTATAAGAAGTTTCCGCAGATGACGTCTTATCACCGTATGCTGCTGCATCGTGTGGCTGCCTACTTCGGCATGGACCACAATGTAGATCAGACAGGCAAGGCTGTGATCATCAACAAGACAGGCAACACACGCAT CCCAGAACAAAGGTTCTCTGAACACATCAAGGATGAACGTAACATGGACTTCCAGAAGAAATTCATCCTCAAGAGAGATGATGCCAGCATGGACAAGGATGATAATCAG ATCCGTGTGCCGCTGCAGGATGGGAGACGTAGCAAGTCCATTGAAGAGCGAGAGGAAGAATATCAGCGGGTACGAGACCGGATCTTTGCCCGAGAA GTGTCCTTTTTCTTACAGTCCTCTCAAAATGGATACATCAACGACAACAG AGGGAACCGTGAGAGCTCCAGCCGGGCGTCTAGCAGTCGTCAAAGCAGCACAGACAGTGACATGAAGTGCCTGGAGCCACGACCCTGGAGCAGCACCGACTCGGACAGCTCCAACCGCACCCTCCGGCCACCTGTCACTAAGGCTAGCAGCTTCTCTGGCATCTCCATCCTTACCAGAGGGGATAGCCTTGGCAGCAACAAAGGCTCACAGGGAAGCTGCAAAGGCTCTCGCTCTG CCTCCCAGTCGAGCCGTAGCCTCCTTCCCTGCCCATCGCAACAGCCACAGCCCCAGGTTCCGCCTCAGACTGCCCTGCTGCCCACTCCACAGCAACACCCCATGGGAAACCACATGATTGCACAG CCAGTGGCATCTATGCAGCCCTCTCAGTCTGTTTCCTACTCCAGCCCTTCCTGCCCCCAGGTTCTCCTGCCAGTTTCTCCTCCCCAGCAGTATACAATG GGAGAAGAGCTGGCGCCCCAATTCACCCAGATGACGCTGAGTCGGCAGGGCTCCAGTGAGAACCCAGAGCCTCCACCCATGTATCAGGCTCCTCCCACAGTGCTGACCCAGCACCCCCCTCCTCAGACCAGCTACATCATGGCTACCACTGGTCAGCCTATGCCACCTCCCTCTGGTTACCAGCCTGCCACTGGACACCcccatcctccacctccaccacctcctccaccccagccTGTCATGCAGGCCCCACCACCCCCACAAGGCTACATGCAGCCCCCTCCACCTCAACAG ATACAGGTGTCCTATTACCCTCCTGGTCAGTATCCCAGCTCTGGCCAGCAGTACCGTGTGCCCCAGCCCATGGCCCACCAGGTGTCTTATCCTGCCCAGCGCACACAACCCATGCCTCAGCCCACACAGCAGTCAG GTCTCCAGACTATGATGCCCAGCCAGCAGCCTAGCTACCAGGGCATGATGGGTGTGCAGCAGCCCCAAAACCCTGGTCTGCTTAATTCCCAGAGGGCAGGCATGGGAGGACAAATGCAAAGCATAATGGTTCAGTACCCACAGATGCCATCATATCAG GTTCCAGTGGGAAATGAAAATCAGCAGGTGGTGCAGCAGCAGTACCAGCAGCAGGTGATGGTGCCAGTCAGCCAGTCTGTCCAGGGGCCCATGCCTGTCTACTACAGTGTTATCACTCCCACACAGCAGAATAGCACAAG CCCGTCAGTAGGTTACCTGCAGCCCCCCAGCTCTGAGCAGTATCAGATCACACAGTCGCCGTCCCCTTGCAACCCTCAACAGTTGCAGCAGCAATATCCAG GAGTACCGCCTCCTGGTCCTGGGGTGATGGTCATGCAGCTCAGTGTCCCTAATGGACCACAGCCTTCCCAGAACCCTCCTCTGGTCCAGTGGAACCCATGCAAGTACTACAGCATAGAGCAGAGGCCCAGCAAGCCAGGAGAGCTGTACAAACCGGACAACACTCCACAG GCCAGCACTCAGCTGACGAGTCCCCTGGCCTCCCCCACTCAGTCTCCCACCCCGTCTCCCTCCGGCAGCGTCAGCAGCGTCTGTCCAGGCATGGGACCATTACCCCTCATTTCCCAGTTTCCTCGGCCAGGAGGGCCAGCTCAAG GTGATGGGCGCTACTCTCTGTTGGGGCAACCTCTCCAGTACAGCCTGTGTCCTCCTCCCCTCATGCATGGCCAGTCCTCCTACAGCTCCCATCAG GGCCAAGGAGTAATGAAACACGGGGcacgggggaaaaaacaaacactcaaaTCTGCGTCGACAGATCTCGGCACAACTGATGTTG TGGTGAGTCGAGTACTCGAGGTAACGGACCTGCCAGAGGGCATTTCACGTCCAGAGGCTGAAAAGCTCTTCAACCAGCTGTCGATGTGCGGTGCCAAGATCCAGTGGCTGAAGGAGCCCCAAGGAGGCCGAGGAGGCTGCGGCCCCTGTCCTGGTGTGGGGCCCGCCAGGCTGGGAGCCGCCGCTGGGCTCATGGCCAGCATGGGAGCGAGGGGCGATGGCAACGACCCGGCTCACCTCTACACAGTAGTGGCGGTGTTCCCCAGCACCATGGCTGCCCAGAGTGCTTCCTTCAAACTGAACAACAGTGGGGCAAGCCTCTTCAAACTGAGGGCTGCCAAAAAGAACTATGACCTGCGTGTGCTGGAGAGAGCCAGTTCTCagtga
- the LOC117730571 gene encoding R3H domain-containing protein 2 isoform X5: MSVSLTTDIQQEGESGPHIEPCSQGKTSPQPQCTKEGTGEGLEPEDSSPQDAQKRAPNHSHGRKRAKSNAKLKLVRSLAVCEESSGPFSNDGTPESQWNVVFQDIIQLHISCPSDKEEEKSSKDEYENEEKEKKDKAPRKMLSRDSSQEYTDSTGIDVHEFLVNTLKNNPRDRMMLLKLEQDILEFINDDNNQYKKFPQMTSYHRMLLHRVAAYFGMDHNVDQTGKAVIINKTGNTRIPEQRFSEHIKDERNMDFQKKFILKRDDASMDKDDNQIRVPLQDGRRSKSIEEREEEYQRVRDRIFAREVSFFLQSSQNGYINDNRGNRESSSRASSSRQSSTDSDMKCLEPRPWSSTDSDSSNRTLRPPVTKASSFSGISILTRGDSLGSNKGSQGSCKGSRSASQSSRSLLPCPSQQPQPQVPPQTALLPTPQQHPMGNHMIAQGEELAPQFTQMTLSRQGSSENPEPPPMYQAPPTVLTQHPPPQTSYIMATTGQPMPPPSGYQPATGHPHPPPPPPPPPQPVMQAPPPPQGYMQPPPPQQIQVSYYPPGQYPSSGQQYRVPQPMAHQVSYPAQRTQPMPQPTQQSGLQTMMPSQQPSYQGMMGVQQPQNPGLLNSQRAGMGGQMQSIMVQYPQMPSYQVPVGNENQQVVQQQYQQQVMVPVSQSVQGPMPVYYSVITPTQQNSTSPSVGYLQPPSSEQYQITQSPSPCNPQQLQQQYPGVPPPGPGVMVMQLSVPNGPQPSQNPPLVQWNPCKYYSIEQRPSKPGELYKPDNTPQASTQLTSPLASPTQSPTPSPSGSVSSVCPGMGPLPLISQFPRPGGPAQGDGRYSLLGQPLQYSLCPPPLMHGQSSYSSHQGQGVMKHGARGKKQTLKSASTDLGTTDVVVSRVLEVTDLPEGISRPEAEKLFNQLSMCGAKIQWLKEPQGGRGGCGPCPGVGPARLGAAAGLMASMGARGDGNDPAHLYTVVAVFPSTMAAQSASFKLNNSGASLFKLRAAKKNYDLRVLERASSQ, from the exons ATGTCAGTGAGCCTGACAACAGACATccagcaggagggagagagtgggCCACACATTGAGCCCTGCAGTCAAGGCAAGACCTCCCCTCAACCACAGTGCACCAAGGAAGGGACAGGAGAGGGCCTGGAGCCTGAGGATAGCTCCCCACAGGATGCACAG AAACGAGCTCCTAATCACAGCCATGGCAGGAAAAGGGCCAAG TCTAATGCCAAACTGAAGCTGGTACGGAGTCTGGCAGTGTGTGAGGAGTCCTCTGGTCCGTTTTCCAATGATGGAACTCCAGAATCG CAATGGAATGTGGTTTTCCAGGATATCATCCAGCTTCACATCAGCTGTCCATCAgacaaggaagaggagaagtCCTCGAAGGACGAGTACGAAaatgaagagaaggagaagaaggacaagGCTCCGCGAAAGATGTTGTCACGTG ACTCCAGTCAGGAATACACTGACTCCACAGGCATCGACGTTCATGAGTTTCTGGTCAACACACTGAAGAACAATCCCAG GGATCGAATGATGCTGCTCAAACTAGAACAAGATATCCTGGAGTTCATTAATGACGACAA TAACCAGTATAAGAAGTTTCCGCAGATGACGTCTTATCACCGTATGCTGCTGCATCGTGTGGCTGCCTACTTCGGCATGGACCACAATGTAGATCAGACAGGCAAGGCTGTGATCATCAACAAGACAGGCAACACACGCAT CCCAGAACAAAGGTTCTCTGAACACATCAAGGATGAACGTAACATGGACTTCCAGAAGAAATTCATCCTCAAGAGAGATGATGCCAGCATGGACAAGGATGATAATCAG ATCCGTGTGCCGCTGCAGGATGGGAGACGTAGCAAGTCCATTGAAGAGCGAGAGGAAGAATATCAGCGGGTACGAGACCGGATCTTTGCCCGAGAA GTGTCCTTTTTCTTACAGTCCTCTCAAAATGGATACATCAACGACAACAG AGGGAACCGTGAGAGCTCCAGCCGGGCGTCTAGCAGTCGTCAAAGCAGCACAGACAGTGACATGAAGTGCCTGGAGCCACGACCCTGGAGCAGCACCGACTCGGACAGCTCCAACCGCACCCTCCGGCCACCTGTCACTAAGGCTAGCAGCTTCTCTGGCATCTCCATCCTTACCAGAGGGGATAGCCTTGGCAGCAACAAAGGCTCACAGGGAAGCTGCAAAGGCTCTCGCTCTG CCTCCCAGTCGAGCCGTAGCCTCCTTCCCTGCCCATCGCAACAGCCACAGCCCCAGGTTCCGCCTCAGACTGCCCTGCTGCCCACTCCACAGCAACACCCCATGGGAAACCACATGATTGCACAG GGAGAAGAGCTGGCGCCCCAATTCACCCAGATGACGCTGAGTCGGCAGGGCTCCAGTGAGAACCCAGAGCCTCCACCCATGTATCAGGCTCCTCCCACAGTGCTGACCCAGCACCCCCCTCCTCAGACCAGCTACATCATGGCTACCACTGGTCAGCCTATGCCACCTCCCTCTGGTTACCAGCCTGCCACTGGACACCcccatcctccacctccaccacctcctccaccccagccTGTCATGCAGGCCCCACCACCCCCACAAGGCTACATGCAGCCCCCTCCACCTCAACAG ATACAGGTGTCCTATTACCCTCCTGGTCAGTATCCCAGCTCTGGCCAGCAGTACCGTGTGCCCCAGCCCATGGCCCACCAGGTGTCTTATCCTGCCCAGCGCACACAACCCATGCCTCAGCCCACACAGCAGTCAG GTCTCCAGACTATGATGCCCAGCCAGCAGCCTAGCTACCAGGGCATGATGGGTGTGCAGCAGCCCCAAAACCCTGGTCTGCTTAATTCCCAGAGGGCAGGCATGGGAGGACAAATGCAAAGCATAATGGTTCAGTACCCACAGATGCCATCATATCAG GTTCCAGTGGGAAATGAAAATCAGCAGGTGGTGCAGCAGCAGTACCAGCAGCAGGTGATGGTGCCAGTCAGCCAGTCTGTCCAGGGGCCCATGCCTGTCTACTACAGTGTTATCACTCCCACACAGCAGAATAGCACAAG CCCGTCAGTAGGTTACCTGCAGCCCCCCAGCTCTGAGCAGTATCAGATCACACAGTCGCCGTCCCCTTGCAACCCTCAACAGTTGCAGCAGCAATATCCAG GAGTACCGCCTCCTGGTCCTGGGGTGATGGTCATGCAGCTCAGTGTCCCTAATGGACCACAGCCTTCCCAGAACCCTCCTCTGGTCCAGTGGAACCCATGCAAGTACTACAGCATAGAGCAGAGGCCCAGCAAGCCAGGAGAGCTGTACAAACCGGACAACACTCCACAG GCCAGCACTCAGCTGACGAGTCCCCTGGCCTCCCCCACTCAGTCTCCCACCCCGTCTCCCTCCGGCAGCGTCAGCAGCGTCTGTCCAGGCATGGGACCATTACCCCTCATTTCCCAGTTTCCTCGGCCAGGAGGGCCAGCTCAAG GTGATGGGCGCTACTCTCTGTTGGGGCAACCTCTCCAGTACAGCCTGTGTCCTCCTCCCCTCATGCATGGCCAGTCCTCCTACAGCTCCCATCAG GGCCAAGGAGTAATGAAACACGGGGcacgggggaaaaaacaaacactcaaaTCTGCGTCGACAGATCTCGGCACAACTGATGTTG TGGTGAGTCGAGTACTCGAGGTAACGGACCTGCCAGAGGGCATTTCACGTCCAGAGGCTGAAAAGCTCTTCAACCAGCTGTCGATGTGCGGTGCCAAGATCCAGTGGCTGAAGGAGCCCCAAGGAGGCCGAGGAGGCTGCGGCCCCTGTCCTGGTGTGGGGCCCGCCAGGCTGGGAGCCGCCGCTGGGCTCATGGCCAGCATGGGAGCGAGGGGCGATGGCAACGACCCGGCTCACCTCTACACAGTAGTGGCGGTGTTCCCCAGCACCATGGCTGCCCAGAGTGCTTCCTTCAAACTGAACAACAGTGGGGCAAGCCTCTTCAAACTGAGGGCTGCCAAAAAGAACTATGACCTGCGTGTGCTGGAGAGAGCCAGTTCTCagtga